The Neodiprion lecontei isolate iyNeoLeco1 chromosome 2, iyNeoLeco1.1, whole genome shotgun sequence genome segment ATTTAACTTTTTAATATAGGTTTGGATATCAAACTTGAaactgaatgaaaatttcgatgAATAGTGTTTCGAAGAAGGTTTCAAAGTACATAGACTCCGTCATAAGCTTAGAATTTTAAACACAATTTTTGCTCTCGGACTTCAAGCGAGTCGAAAGGAGAGAAAAGTAAATTGTTGTTGGCTCAATCGGTGCAGCAAATAATTACTTCACTATTTcaatactttaattttttcaccttgaACGATGATAGGTGTCGAAGCTTGAGTAAAAGCAACGTTATCAGTGGATACCACatcgctcgtatcttttcatttctcaaaCGCGTATAATAATTTCCTTATTTTGAACTTGATCCTACAAACTCTATCGGCACTGCGGTTGGGCAATGTGTGACTCACTGTACATACGTCATGGGCGTAGTAGGTCAGTACAGTTTTCCGTTATTCCGGAATATTACCACGACTGTTATTGCTTATCTCGAGTACATCAAGACGTAAACAGATTTCGGTAACGGAATGACACAGTGCGCGAACCGAGCCTAAGTTCCGCAACTCTAAGCTTCGGTTAACCCTAAGCAATTAGCTTGCAAGACTCAATTTCAAACAGTAAGGATTCGTATTAATTActtcattaaattttctaaagtaatacataaaatattaataagatgaaaaattttcttaccgtGCCCGGAGAATTAGCGTGATTCGAATAATTTCATCGTCGCAGATTGATTTAATAATTAAGCTGTTAAATGTGTCATTTATTTATCCTTAACTATGTTTCAATACTATTGTAGTATCTGAAATGCAATAATTAGGTATACGCACTACTACGACAAATATATTACGCTGGTATGTTTTATATAGATGCATATGCatcgtaataaaattgtataattacgTGCGGCGTAATGTATCAACAACATGCATCACGTTAGTTTGATATTTGTTACATTAAAATGGCAATTAATATATTAACAATAGACGTAATATCATAATGACTATTGACTATTAGTCTGTTGAATTTTTCCTCGAAAGAGAAACGATTTCCGTATGCGTACAATAATCGTATTAACATATGTATTTAGACCGAAACACCCGATACATCGATCTTTGATCGGCATCGCTAAACTAAAGATAAGCGAATCGTGTTGCCACAAATAATCAACTGAAATTTTGACGGGCACGTAACGTCCAATTTGTCAAGTTTGACCCACTCGGGACGAGCAAAAAGAAATCGTTAATTGCGTACCGGTTTTTCGTAATATTCGGCCACgactgaataataataataacaagatTATACCTTTGGGCTTACAAAGAacgtttattttctttcgcgGTTTTGTTTAGATGTTTTTCCAATCCCATTTCGTTTTATTCCTTTTTAAATTGTGTACCAACGCATTAACCTCTGGGTGATTAACTTTTACGCTATACATCACGAGTGGCTtgaaacaaatcaaaaaaaaagagaaaaaatttatcatatatatataatattgtccttattatatgtataaggtATTCAGATGTATAGTAATTGACTGCGTATGCATCATTCGTGTACCATTATCAAACATTCGACGTGGATACAACGTATTGTCCGTATCAtggttttttcgaaaataatggCAATATTCGTGGCGATAATCACAGTTATACGTAATCATTATCGCTTCGTACATCAAATATCTGTCGTGGCAAGAACTACAGACTACAATACAATACCCCGTCCCTCCTCTAGTGTGATGATATtacattgtttatttttcaagtatcTGATAAATTATATCGTAATATCGTTAATTACTACTAAGGTTTGCCAGTATGTAGTATTTGTTTATGTTAGATCTGATTTATTACACATACATTAAGATATATAATCCATGTAAGGATAACTTCTGAAGAATCTATTATAGATATAattagatatatatttatatatattttatcatttttatagtaTATTTACATTGATTTaattatgtatatgtgtatatctACTTTTTATACGGACTTCTAAATAATATCtctatgtataaattttagttgtataagtatataattTTGTGTATATTATTCAATCTGATCGTATTTCTTCGTTCGCAACATGCATTTCCTAGGTGGTCTAAGGatcgatatttatttaaaagtaaattgtatCGTTATATTTTACGACCTCTGTTTCGATTCTGCAGTTTACTTTTATACTTTTTCAGTTTAGGCATCACTTGTTAAACTCTACCATATGATGCTGAATATTATATCGCCACCGTTATGCTAACGCTAACGTGACGTGACGATCGGTTAATTAccattcaattaattatacgaTACTCTTAACGTCTACAACTCTATAGCTATAATGTCTACGTATAtgatgtaatatttattttcaatatttttgacgTTCGATTTAACTTATTAAGGCTAACCAGTTTCAGTACTGGCAATTGTACAACATAATTAAATCAACGAAGCCGACGAAGTTCACCTAAGCAATTGAGGTTTCATCGCgatttcattgtttttatcTATTTCTCCTCGGCGCGCGTTgcatttttttgttatctcCTTTTAGCATTTTTCTCGACTATCCGAATCCGTGGATAATTTATACACGCGCACCTACCTCATATCATTTGATTATTAATCTTACAACGTTAACAGGAGACAACGTTGATATAATTCCTTTGCCGATCTTTCTCGCATTTGATTTATTTCTATCCGCATGCGTGCTCTTCGTCGTTTCACCATCTGTCATAGCACTGTTTTACAGTGTGTGATACGTAAATTCTATATAGGTACGATATCCTATCCCTATTCATAAGAAAAGGCCTCTGATtgaagtgaaataataatgaagatgacgataacaataataactcgggagtaatataattatttcgaCGATAACAATCTATGTAATACATAGCGCATACTATATATACCGTTACAATATCTTAGTTCTTTCCTGTTTCGCCGAATAGCCGATTGCTTCttactaattgtaaattcgTACCATGTTTTGATCACTCAACACATCTCAACGCCCACAGGATTCCGTCACAGCTATTGCATTTCATGTACTTGtgtagaaatattttaaacgaTGTTTGCTTTCACCTGAGCATTACCCATCATCACTTTATTCACGAAGTTGACTATCGCTGTTGCGGGCTGTTGTTCCGGTTCAAGCTCGGCGAATACGTGACACTGGTTGTCCGATTTGTGGGCCGTTTTTCGAGCCACGAACCCGAAACACCGACTGCAAATCATAAAAATCGTATGCGTTGCTTTAAATATTTGTACGCTGTATGTGTTATCAGCATAAAAGATAGTCGTGTAATTTGCGGGATTGCGAATAGAACTAGTTTCTCTAATTTACTATGtcaatggtttttttttttttttttgcggtttTCAACTTTCTTCGCAACTTTTTTACTTCGTTTATTTACCTTGCTGTGAAACCTAACGTTTACTACAGCGTTGCATACGTATAATTTATGTTATTATTGAGTTCTTTCGATTAAATCGTTAATGGTCATCGGCATACCGAATAGTGATCCCGTTCGTATTAAGTAGAACAAACGACTTTGCTGTACTGTATTAGCTACCCGACGCGCCATATGCTGgatattattcattatacCAGGTCACTCTGCAACCGGACAAACTCGATGAGACTGGTGTTACTAGTGAAAAAACGAATCGACGAAAcagagaagaaaaggaaaaaaaaactagttaTTATACAGGCTGTATTTCGATGAACTcaagtttaataattttggCTCGAACGCTCATATATACgggtgaaaatgtaaaaacgtGCCGGCACGTAGAGAAAGAGGTATGCTATCTTTACTGACAGTCAAATTTACTACATGTTTTCTCCTCttagaaaaaagtttttaacaAATGTCTGAGATTAGCAGCATACAGTTGGCATCGAAACAATCTAAAgaacgtaataaaaaaattgcttaaGTGactttgaatttattaaagCCGACTGTCAAGCGCCGGTCTAGTTTCtttgagattattttttctctctcagtAACCGGTTGGCAAAATTTCATGAAACGTGATGAAACATGTTTCCAAGTTGAATAAGActaatttttcgataattttgtttttaataccGAACTATGTAAAGAATTCCCAATAATATTTACCGAAATAgcaatattattgtataaatcaAGCTTACTGAGAGGTTTGGCCCTGCCCGCTTTCGGCTACGAAGTTCCAGGTCCGTTCGTCGACGTCGAGACCGCAGTAGCTGATGTTATTTGTCGGATAATGTCTCCTGAAGAATAGTTTACGGGCGTTATCCGTCAGGGTGATACCCTGGGCCGATACCTTGAAGTGGACTACAGTCGCAGTTGGTAATGGCCGCTGTTCGAAAAGCGTCGTGACAGTTTTTCTGATCGCTTGTGGCCCCGTCAAAGATTCAGTATCGATTGTGAAGAGGTAGAGGACGTTGCAAGCTGAAACGATTCGGGCATTCCTTAAGTTTTGCAGATTACGCATATTgcaggtgttttttttcttgtagaaGAAACAAATTTGTAGTTTGGACAATCAAATTTCGATGAATCAACCTCACCACTGGttggtttttcaatttattgaaaagagaaagagcgagacagcaaaatattatacgcgcagcggtaaaaattttatcagcagAAGTAGTCGATAAAAGAGCAATATTAAGATTGCAAAGTGACGTAAGTctaaaagaatttctagcACATTATACCGACATAGAAGGCAATCGAATAGCTCAATTCAACAAATTACGAGCTAACTAAGTACgaactatttttttctaagaatttttaattttacgaaattaaattatatgatATATTCTAGTAAGACTGGTAATTCCGTTATATGACCCAGTGAATTCAtcagtaatattattttcaccgtaATCAACCTATTACTATGACTTAAACGACACGTGTATAAGACGTGCAAGAAAGTCAAATCGTCAAGAATCAGGAAAACCACTTTTATCACGCTACTCGGTAAACAAGACTTTGCCCGATAATTTCTCATTCAGTTACTTGGCAAATATTTCTTCGAACAAAATGAAAGGGTTTTGCACGATGCATTTGAGTATCGGTGAAAATATGAACGTACAAGGATGTACGTTGATGTACGGGTCTAAATTTCAAGAAGTAGTTCGCGTTACAGATAGTGCGACAatagtatgaaaaaattgttaaatttattgaaaaaggaaaaagactCACCCGCCCCCTGAGCAAGTAGCTGCTGAGCGCTGCTCGTTCCCGGTGAGTCGAGGGCTCTGGCGGCGGCTTCCGGTTCGGGAAGAAGCAGCTGGCAGGGTAAAGCCATGGCCATTAAACTGTGCTGATAAACGAGGGCCGAGAGCGAGCTGAAGACCGGTTCGTTAGCGCATCCCTTTAGACGAACGCCTCTCGATGTCGGTTCGATGAGAAAATGCCTCACTAATTCGCTCGCCGGATCCCGAGGGCTGCTCGGAGCTCCTGGAGGCGGCGTCGCCACCTTAAGGGCGAGCCCAAAGGCCCCGGGGAAGGAATTGCTGTCGCGAACAACGAACATCCCCGGAGTCGCGTCCTTGAGCATCGCGATCGCTGGAGGAGATAGAATTATAGGGGGTGTTTTTAGAAACGTGGTCGAACTACAAACGAGCCTCGATTATCGATTAATCATTTTGCCGCCTCGGTAATTACCTTGTTCTCTAGAAATGTTCGGCTTGTACCAAATCCGGCTTGTGTCTCTGACGAACTTTACATTGGCATCGGCAACTTCCTGGGGTTCTGTGTTTGAGTGAACGCTCGATCTTCTGGATCCGTAGTTATAGACCTTGGGCGATGACTGACCGCCGCTGTTTATTGACGAGTATGATATGGCACTctggaaatgaaatttggtaagatgaaattttctcaaataaaaGCTTGATTTTCAgcttcatttaattatttgttcGATCAAATCTTTCCCTTCGCCGTACCTTTGGACTCTGGGCGAATTCTATCTGCGTCGGTGTGCCGGGGCTTTGATTACTTATCGTCATTTGAGACTGACTGGCGTACTCTCCTCCGGGAGAGACAGGTCGATCCTTGCTGAAAATTTACGTATATCGTATGTATATTTAGACAGCGTTATTTTGCTCGTTTTTAATTGATCAATGGTGCAACACTCAGGTGTGAGTCATTCCGTGAAATATACACAATAAAACCACATTTCAGGTGCATGGCAgtgtacgtaggtatatttaTATGGGTATTAGGTATATACATGTGGAATGACGTACGCTGTTaatcgtgcaacgataaaaaagatgaaattaaaaatacgtcaattaaaaattatcaatcaaGAAAATCTTCTGTACTTCTGTCAAAGGGATTCGGTAGTCATTCGCTGGTCATTGCAAACGACGATAAATtgtcaaacatttttatatgtTATAAAtgacaaatgaaaattcacgttAAAAATGAAGGACGCCGAATCCCTTTGATCAAACTGCACTggagtaaatattttcttcgtcAGAGTATTGCaaaattcattgtttattCACAAGATGCAAAGCTGAAAGACAAACGTTAGCCGAGAAAAATCtgtatacatattgtataatatattataataatctgTAAGAAAAGCGTGAAAGATTGATGTCAGTAAATTTTGCAAACGATGATAATTATACTTCATTATTTGATGccataaatttgaattaatgCATTAATGCAGCATCTTTTTGAGTAGATATTTCTGTATCAAAATCTATCTCCTGGCACCTGGATTCAGGCAACATTgtaactgaatattttttagtttcggttgAATCTTTTCCTCTTTAATCTCATACCAGTGCATGATGATCTAAAAAGATTTTGATTGAGATTGCTGGCCGATCGATCGAGTTAGAATTCAATGCTGGCGGTGTAACATTAAATTATGTTAGTAATACAAGAATCAAACGGTGAAACAAACTCGTAACACTAAGAATAAAATCGTGAACAATGATTGATACGAAATTATGGCTAGACATAGGAAACTGATGCTTGTGAAATTTGCCTAGCAAAAAATGATAGACATAGAGGGAGACAGAGAGACAgatagagaaagagggagagtcagagaaatagaaaaagataGGGGAGAAATAGAATTGAGAAATTGCCATAATATACGGTGATCGAAGCTGTCTCCCCTGTATTTTCTTCGTGTActgtgtattttaaatttacctaTAATCGAACGACGCCGACTGGTTAGTGAGCGGCCATCGTTTGTTATTCGTTTGCTTTAGCGATCCGCTTGCTGGGAAACTCAAACGTCTAAAATCACCAAGATAATCCATTGTCTCTCGTcattttctcaattaaaaattatcaacttAAATGAATATAGCACGATATTCAAGAagctaattattttcattaccaCCCGCAtcggtataaaataatttatacggTATGGATCATCATCTATTATCAAAAATGACAAATATTCAATCGCAAGATAATCCAAATTTCGAACAGCTATTTCTCGCGTGAAACGAATTCATATTCTATTTTGGAAATTAGTTCAAATTTTGCACGTCAACGGCAAGTACTTAGATCCCTTTTACTCTGTAAAATTCATCGATCTGTTCCtatggttgaaaaattggtgCTTGTTTTCTTTCGCTCGAAAATACATCATACCATCAATCGATATAACAATGGATCAAAGTACTCCATTTTAATGGTGGGAATGAtctcaatgaaaaaaaaaaaaaaaaatctgcccaaatttttcaacacaaaTAAATAACTCTGCAATAACAGATGTTGCGTTACAGGTGTAAGATTGAAACATTACTCGTCTGATTACTCTAAGAAGCTGAGATAAAAACAGTAATTTCTCTTACCGCTGGGTTGTCGGACTCTTGGGAGGCAATCCCGTCTCTCTGgatatttctcttctttcctcGGCTGTGAAAACACGCTCGGTTGTGTAATTCCCGTAGTTGCCATTCCCGTTGTAATTTCTAGTGTCTTCCGGCccgttgttgttgtcgttgttgttgttgttgttgttgttgttgttcttgttgtttttgttattgATGTTGGTGTTGTTGTTTATCGCGTTGTTCACGCTGTTCGAAGTCGCGTAAATCTTATCGCTGGCGAATGTTACCGTCGGCGAGGCGTTGTTCACGTACGGTGTTCGCGGGTGAACCGGAAATGCTGGGGTTTGCGGCCGCGACGCTGTACTTCCTGCTCCCGCGCCTCCTGCTGGGCTGATGCTCCTCTCCGTCCACGATGATACCGAGTCATTGTGGGACTAAGAAATCGCAAAAACGACACAGGATTACCTCAAAGTAGGAGGGACTATACACCGAGCTTTTTCGGACCGGGAGTTTTCCGTGAAACTCACCGTTCAACGCCAGCAGATAGGCAACCGGATCTACCTTTTGTATCGACGTATATTCGGTCCGTAGCTTCGGTTGCCTATCTGCTGGCGTTGAACGTCAAGTTTCAATGAAAACTCCCGGTTGAATTCGAATCTCAAGTTTATTTGAagagatattattattgttttactTCTAATtgcaaacaaatttttctctcggGACGAAATTTCGGCCGGCTAGAGTTCCTTGAGaataaaacgagaaaattGCAGAAATCTATCGTTCGAGTAACAATTGGAACAAGATATACCGTGTATGTATAAGAAAGAGAAACACGCGACGAAACTGTTAGATATGAACTCGGTTTTAGAGAACAAAGAAAACATCCATTTACTGAATCAATGAATGATCGATGGTTCGATGCAGATGTAAACTATGTATCGGCAATTATACTAACGGGCTAAATAACATACGTATATGCTGAAAATGCTATCCACCTCTGGGTGCGTGTGAGGTGAAAAttgattatgagaaaaaaggTCGTTTTGATTaggtgagaagaaaaagagagtcacaaagattaaaaaaaaaaataaaaaaaacaaaaagaaacaaaaaactacTGCGTTAAGAATAAGCCGAAAAATGCGAAGCTTTATCTAGCAACAAACCTGCCATGCTTTTGGCGACTGGTTAGGGGAACTGTTAGTTGTGTTTGTCGATGTGGCGCGGGTATGCAGTTCGTTCTTATTAGTAGATGAGGTGGTTCTGACGTTCGATATTTCCGCCAATGACTGAAATAGGCTCACGAGCGGATCCGACGTCGCGTTATCTGCCCTGTTGGCGCTGGAATTTGAATTTGCAGTTCCGCCTCCGGAGTTCTGAGCCGGTTGGTCATCGACGGTTTGCAGCAATCCCGACTCCTGAGAACCGGGGCCCGAGCTGTTTACCGAATGCAATTTGCTCGAGGAGTAGACGAAGTTGCTTCTCGACTCGTTGGGCCGGACTTGATACGAGGAATTTTCGTTCAGCGCCAAAGCGCGGTGGTGCTGATTAAGCAGAGATTCTGTCCTCGCGTAGCTATCGCTTCGCGATTCCGGCTGCGGCGGTGAGTGTCGTTGATTTTCACCGTTCGCCTGTTGTTGTTGCAGCTGCTGATGCTGATAATGTCGGCTCAACGTTTGCTGGAAGGCATATCCTAAGGGAGCAGCTGCGAGAGCTGATCTTGGGGACATCGGGGGACTCTGTAACGCGCAAGCGAATTTTCTATGGTTCATAGCCGGCATGCAGCTGCAGGGATCCGTGCAATACGCGTTATGTTTATAGTTACAcgtcgacatttttttttttttttttccaacgtaaATTTTTCCTCCACCCTTTTCGAGAGAACCGCGTTGCTCAGGGCGTAACTCAGATATACTTTACATCTGATGATCTGACATTTCTAAAATCGTTGAacaatgttcttttttttcagatcaaagTCTCTATTCCAGGCTAttcttgttattattgttattactatttgACAACATGTTATTTTCCAATTGAATTCAACTGCATTAAATTAGTTTCGTTTTTCCCATGCTTTGTTATATTCCGATTAGACGGACTGAATCGCGAAATTCTAACCGAACAACTTGGGCGGTAAGAACTCGAACTTGCGTCCCTCGACCGATATCTTCATAATTGTGAAACGTTGTAATCGATACATGTATGGAGGATAAAATATGCAACACTAGAAGGTTGTGCCTATCGCTAACAAACGCACATTACAACTTCTATTATTCCTACCTATAACACGTATATAATAGTAAGTGGGTTGAGTTAATCGAAGCTGTAGCGTATAATAAACTATTCTACGCGTgacggtaaaaaataataatattaaatcaTTGCATGACATTGCGTATAAGATCTAGCAGCCATCTAAACGCTATTTGATAGTGATGTGAATAAAGCTCAATCTATTAGTGCTCATTattaggtatatgtatattatatataccgatatgtatatgtaataacgacaataataataaaatagaaagACGAAAAAGGAGTTACGTGGGAATTGTATCGGTATTCAGTTCGTTATTATCGTAATCGGTCATTCGGTTTCTGTGCAATATCTCCTCTCACCTGAGTCTCGCTGTTCTTCCTCAATTCGTAGCCACGTTTAACTCCGACGAATGGACGTTCGTTGAAACTTTCCGCACGCGGACGACCGCCAATCAGGGTACCGTTGTTGTACTTACGGCTGCTCGACCTCTGCGGAAGCAACGGACTAGCCGGCGCCGAGGTGTAAGTCGCGGATCGTACTTGCGGCTGAAATTATTGAATCGGGTTTGTTGGTTCGAATATATTTCAAAGCTCAAATTTGTCAGCTTTTTGAATATCGTCAGCTCACCTGCATCGTGTAATTTATCGTCCAGGCATCGTCGTCGCCGTCAAGAACCGCCGAATCGCTGGCGTATCCGTCCTGCCGGACTCTTCCTCGCTGCACGGTTCTCAGTTCGCCGATAACCCGGTTCCCCGATTCCTGCCGCCACTGTTTGCTCGGGCTCCTCTCGTCCCTTCTAGCAGCAAGTTTGAGCTGCTGTTGTCTCAGCCACGACAACCTGTGTCGAACaagcggaagaaaaaaacaatcattGTAAAAACGAAAGCGATCGAGCGAAGAGGAGACGAGCAGGCGAGAGAAATTGGAGATCGGGAGGATGGGCCCGACGGAATGATCGATAAAGAATAGCGCGAGCCACTCTCCCGGCTTTATAATAAGATATATAGGAGTAATTATCTATTGATTGACGAGGTCGTCTCGGGCCATCGCCTCGAAGCAATGGACCATGTAGCTCCTTAATGTCGAAGCTTGCGTCATTCCCGTGCAAAGGTCTTTTAAGGTGGCCTCGCGTTGTCAAGAGTCGCGAGACAGTTTCGTTGGACAAAGAAAATGTCGCCCAGCGTCAAATCTCGTTACTGTGAGGTCGAGATTTTGACGAATCTTCGACCGATTTTCAACTGCGTTAAATTAGATTGACAAATTTATTACCTActaattttcaacgttttttaaCTCTGATTATTCCGCTCCTTATTACGTATAACAGTATAGCGGTAATTCGGAGACGTAATTTTATACTGCTGACGTAATTTATCTCAAGTTTCTCAtggagagagggaaagagagagagagagagaaagacagaGGGAGCAGGGTAGCAGAGAAAATAATCGGGATAGCTGTCGAGACGAACGAAGCGGTGATAACCGAGCAATTAGAGGAACTCGGATAATTATCACGTAGCAGAACACAGGCTCAATGAATTGGAAGACGACGCGTCAGAGTCGCGCATATAGGCAAGTTATGTGAATCGGTGTCTTAGTTTATCAGGTCGTAATTACACCGAAGGGTGAAAATCCGACCGTATATtccaacgaatgaaaaatagttccgttaaaaaattttattcgtatcTAGAGAGAAAAAGACAGTCATAATTGTCGTAAATCTCATGAAGAGATTTAAGGCTATTCacgttttttgtttaaatatatAACTTATTCAGGTAATATCCGAAACTCACGTTTCGTATTTTCACAAATGTTCCGATACGTTTTTTCACCTTTCGATCAACCTTATCATCTACTTCCGATCcgattttttctactttctcaCTTCAGGCATTCTCCAATAATTCCAACCGATCTCGATTATAACCAATCGGTCCTTATTCGGATTCGCGCATGACTAAACCGATGAATAAAACGCAGGTAAACACCATTCGGAATGGTAGATTCCGTGCCGATATTACAGAATCGGGTCGCAAATCGTACAAACAAAGCAACAATCTGCGCGGTTCAATTGTGATAAGCGATTGCATATGGATACAGTATAGCTGTGCACATTTTACCATTATACATATCGGAGTAATTATCAACGGTATACCGTACCGTCTAGGTgatatttcataataattgCTGGTATCGGGGTAAGCTGTTATTTATGCAATATTGGGCGTGTGTAACGTGTGCTTCAATCGTGTGGGAGGAGGTTCGCTGCTATCCGAGAGAACGCacaagtatacgtatataattatatatatatatatatatgtacgtttGAGGTATCGGCGGTACAGTAGATTATTATACCCACACGGTGTACCGAGAATGCGGTTCAGTTGCAACTACGCGAATCGGAGGACTGGAGTCGTGCCATTCCTTGGACTCGTGGGACAAGGCATGACCCACACCATGGCACGCGGCCCATACCGGTTCGCTGGTTGCCACCATCAAAACTCATCGTAATCCGCGGTCAACTTCCTTTATGGCGCATTAACGTGATAGTTCGCTTCGAATAAACAGGGTAAATACGGATCCTGCATCGCCTCGGGAGCGtggtaataattttaatatacaGGCCAGGGAATCCAgtttcttcactttttttttttttaggttcaATTGATACACACGTGGCTGAGCCTTGGTGTATTTTTTCAGCATCATTCATGATCTGAATCTTACCTTTGAGATAACGAGTACACGAGtgccaaatatttttactacatTTCTCGGCGATGGAAAAGTTCCATTTATTTATACTCGTCGAATTTGAATCATTTACGAGTTTCGTGGTACAAAAATCTATCGGTACAGTATCTGGTTTTATcgttgaaagaagaaaaattgttgtttgctTGGGTTATTTGgtttttacgaataaaatttattgtgaCCGCAACTATCATCGTTTCATCTCGTTACCTACAGGGTCTGATAATTGTCCATAAGCTTGTTCCATACGTAATTCATGTAATT includes the following:
- the LOC107222459 gene encoding tensin-1 isoform X6, which codes for MNGYSGIVYEGARFRDTAQQIHKQWQADPARAFPTVGSPGSDAPTTGINSAEGSTATPTPSPSPTNGQQNSHNSNYEAPSKNTTNTISRSKQVTTTMTRPRTPGVGADAVSIGGNGNSRVSEVMELSYVTERIIALWYKEDARGILDHATTLLRGKHGDNYVIFNLSSPGRTNEPNTRESGWPQNLAPSLERLCALCKELDSWLNAAPNRVAVLHARGGKERLGVAVSAYMNYSSICGSRDQALDRFAMRRFLDDKIGPLHVPSHRRYVEYFSGLLSGSLRISPSPLYLTHLTVLGVPQFEPTGCRAFLKVYEGLTPVYTSDLYSVTNAREFTVNLGGLRLRGDILIKCYHRVYSKQSREAMFSLQFHTCVITENVVSFPRSELDIACEDPRCPADSVVTLYFASDARRQDGVAGPVPAPTPAVPHASAHHDPILHWDSYTNLEISDDEGRDTPLSPPPPSSSSVQTSPRGLGYTCGPIDGSLYAVVNPGGAGGPRGSPLTVSMDSGISSAPPQRPSPPEAEPDSENDRLNSHGDLDKLLHDMMLTVESMPDPPPVENYRSDKSDKMYIRETRGYNSSGNQSSNYSTLKDSYRSYSSKNGDSPSYSGGSSYSTLKNEPQDPITLRKDTIERREEIRSFDVNFRRSPERKNGTESFSPPGNIDFIDEDIPYHARQTSQPFTYGATTDMIKQQILSSPSLVRKASVRGAAPVVDLDDILGEREKRTVSPTTPDPPPEFANGSGTLKTNDYTDGLSWLRQQQLKLAARRDERSPSKQWRQESGNRVIGELRTVQRGRVRQDGYASDSAVLDGDDDAWTINYTMQPQVRSATYTSAPASPLLPQRSSSRKYNNGTLIGGRPRAESFNERPFVGVKRGYELRKNSETQSPPMSPRSALAAAPLGYAFQQTLSRHYQHQQLQQQQANGENQRHSPPQPESRSDSYARTESLLNQHHRALALNENSSYQVRPNESRSNFVYSSSKLHSVNSSGPGSQESGLLQTVDDQPAQNSGGGTANSNSSANRADNATSDPLVSLFQSLAEISNVRTTSSTNKNELHTRATSTNTTNSSPNQSPKAWQSHNDSVSSWTERSISPAGGAGAGSTASRPQTPAFPVHPRTPYVNNASPTVTFASDKIYATSNSVNNAINNNTNINNKNNKNNNNNNNNNNDNNNGPEDTRNYNGNGNYGNYTTERVFTAEERREISRETGLPPKSPTTQRRLSFPASGSLKQTNNKRWPLTNQSASFDYSKDRPVSPGGEYASQSQMTISNQSPGTPTQIEFAQSPKSAISYSSINSGGQSSPKVYNYGSRRSSVHSNTEPQEVADANVKFVRDTSRIWYKPNISREQAIAMLKDATPGMFVVRDSNSFPGAFGLALKVATPPPGAPSSPRDPASELVRHFLIEPTSRGVRLKGCANEPVFSSLSALVYQHSLMAMALPCQLLLPEPEAAARALDSPGTSSAQQLLAQGAACNVLYLFTIDTESLTGPQAIRKTVTTLFEQRPLPTATVVHFKVSAQGITLTDNARKLFFRRHYPTNNISYCGLDVDERTWNFVAESGQGQTSHRCFGFVARKTAHKSDNQCHVFAELEPEQQPATAIVNFVNKVMMGNAQVKANIV